In Bacteriovorax stolpii, a single genomic region encodes these proteins:
- a CDS encoding trypsin-like serine protease, with translation MKSILCIFFSLISQIAWAIVDGTPITDSSFRQSVALVYKKDPTQTTGEIYCSGTLIGPRVVISAAHCISSGAKAMKVSVEAFKSQTWIYMGETENAPDLPMVTPQFKNAKVVVHPMNDSIYSDIVLIELDQDVDLKKWSINPASLLIPTKELLGKELIHVGYGQIANDGVKGNKALLRLPLKELNGYNGLGVGEMRGNGPGACHGDSGGSAYMSDQKGNLRFVGVEYAVSNHPCGFSATFFVPLNEKIIDWLKSLNRPLFL, from the coding sequence ATGAAATCCATCCTGTGCATTTTTTTTAGTTTAATCTCTCAAATTGCATGGGCCATCGTTGATGGTACGCCAATTACTGATTCATCTTTTCGCCAATCAGTGGCCTTAGTTTATAAGAAAGATCCAACTCAAACGACTGGTGAGATTTACTGTAGTGGTACTTTAATCGGGCCAAGAGTTGTCATCAGTGCAGCTCACTGTATTTCTTCAGGTGCCAAGGCAATGAAAGTTTCAGTCGAGGCTTTCAAAAGCCAGACTTGGATTTATATGGGGGAGACTGAGAATGCCCCTGATCTGCCAATGGTTACGCCACAATTTAAAAATGCAAAGGTTGTCGTTCATCCAATGAATGACTCTATTTACAGCGATATTGTTTTGATTGAATTAGACCAAGACGTAGATTTAAAAAAATGGTCTATCAATCCTGCCTCGCTTTTAATTCCCACCAAGGAACTCCTGGGAAAAGAATTGATCCACGTTGGTTACGGCCAAATTGCCAATGATGGAGTGAAAGGGAATAAGGCCCTGCTTCGCCTGCCTCTTAAAGAACTCAATGGCTATAACGGCCTGGGAGTTGGAGAGATGCGCGGAAATGGACCTGGTGCCTGCCACGGTGATTCTGGAGGAAGTGCCTACATGAGTGACCAAAAAGGTAACTTGCGCTTTGTAGGCGTTGAGTACGCTGTGTCTAATCACCCGTGTGGTTTTAGCGCAACTTTCTTTGTTCCACTCAATGAAAAGATTATCGATTGGTTGAAGAGTTTAAATCGTCCTCTTTTTCTTTAG
- a CDS encoding VOC family protein yields the protein MANPKNLICLMYDKGAEEAAHFYAKVFPDSSVGAVHRAPTDYPMGKAGDVLTVEFTVLGIPCIGVNGGTYFKHSEAFSFQIATDSQEETDRYWNAIVENGGQESQCGWCKDRYGISWQITPRTLTEAMARGGAEAQRAFTAMMSMKKIDVAKIDAARKG from the coding sequence ATGGCAAACCCTAAAAACCTTATTTGCTTAATGTATGACAAAGGAGCTGAAGAAGCGGCCCATTTTTATGCGAAAGTATTCCCTGATAGTAGCGTCGGAGCCGTTCACCGCGCGCCGACTGATTACCCAATGGGAAAGGCAGGTGATGTTTTAACTGTAGAATTCACAGTTTTAGGGATTCCATGCATCGGTGTAAATGGTGGGACATATTTTAAGCATAGCGAAGCTTTCTCATTTCAAATCGCGACAGATTCTCAAGAAGAAACTGATCGTTATTGGAACGCGATTGTTGAAAATGGGGGGCAAGAAAGCCAATGCGGTTGGTGCAAAGATCGTTATGGTATTTCTTGGCAAATCACTCCGCGCACTTTGACGGAAGCGATGGCGCGTGGAGGTGCTGAAGCACAACGTGCTTTTACGGCGATGATGAGTATGAAAAAAATTGATGTCGCGAAAATTGATGCCGCCAGAAAAGGATAA
- a CDS encoding DUF6172 family protein, with amino-acid sequence MKKEFKLTDPKKAPARQVDYVKHEINKYLARERRKTPKEGADYWDFDCKLGKDKDSAAVIQVSEINKAIDKVVSDNAESFYIEVLAKPGYKTKKVK; translated from the coding sequence ATGAAAAAAGAATTTAAACTAACTGACCCTAAAAAAGCTCCAGCAAGACAAGTTGATTATGTAAAACACGAAATCAATAAGTATCTTGCCCGCGAAAGAAGAAAGACTCCTAAAGAAGGCGCTGACTACTGGGACTTTGATTGCAAGCTTGGCAAAGACAAAGACTCTGCAGCCGTGATTCAGGTTTCAGAAATCAATAAAGCGATTGATAAAGTCGTAAGCGACAATGCAGAGAGCTTTTACATCGAAGTCCTGGCAAAACCAGGATACAAAACGAAAAAAGTAAAATAA
- a CDS encoding methyl-accepting chemotaxis protein, producing MLKSKHLRTRMAFAIISVITLILVAMTVYNYKKSSALIQEEAFGKANYLALNYAKNIESDINEAFSKARSLASTLSRMKEKEIVSNRDVVVEMIGDIVKSKKDFYYGSGTFWEPNAWDGKDHEHAKKFGAEDSGLFGYWYRKDGKGDYVLDPTTAEQAVKMYKPGDGDWYLIPMQSKKESMIEPYEYTTNSGDKMVLTSPSVPIILNGKFLGITSVDITLNSVIDLINSIKPYDVGYAMLIASDGNVVSHPNKDLVMKPLADELMKGLIKKSNEEKKVEDSLSADGKDYIVIAPIKLGESGKYWSLIVIIPVDKVLAGSITLAKTQVLFSILALIIVSLIIYFLAQSIAKPLSVSSDSVHQTGIDLYANSEKLMKVSESLSSSSTEQSAALVETATAMDEINAMVQANTSAARRGREASQDSRSAALEGKNATEEMIRSIQDIRESTTKISEQTNKSNIEVQEILTIFQAISDKTKVINDIVFQTKLLSFNASVEAARAGEQGKGFSVVAEEVGKLAEMSGHSSTEIADLLSSSTEKVEQIIQKNKAATEGLVVEANQKVKAGIQTAEVCTEALEKIIIGSDQVAQLVEEIFSASEQQAAGVAEVSKAIAELEVQAQSNSTLAQEAATSAQIVNQKSDALKTVANELRSVIEGSAKE from the coding sequence ATGTTGAAGAGTAAACACCTGCGCACACGTATGGCCTTTGCCATTATATCAGTCATCACACTGATCCTAGTGGCCATGACAGTATACAACTATAAAAAATCATCTGCTCTGATTCAGGAAGAAGCCTTTGGAAAGGCAAATTACCTGGCCTTAAATTATGCTAAAAATATTGAATCTGATATCAATGAAGCTTTTTCAAAGGCGCGCAGCCTCGCCTCAACATTGTCGAGAATGAAGGAGAAAGAAATCGTTTCAAACCGCGATGTGGTTGTCGAAATGATTGGCGATATTGTTAAAAGTAAAAAAGATTTTTATTACGGTTCAGGAACATTCTGGGAGCCAAATGCCTGGGACGGAAAAGATCACGAGCATGCCAAAAAATTTGGTGCTGAAGATAGCGGTCTTTTTGGCTATTGGTACCGCAAGGATGGGAAAGGGGATTATGTCCTTGACCCTACGACGGCTGAGCAGGCGGTTAAAATGTATAAGCCGGGCGATGGTGACTGGTATTTAATTCCAATGCAATCCAAGAAAGAGTCGATGATCGAGCCTTACGAGTACACCACAAACTCAGGGGATAAGATGGTTTTGACCTCTCCATCAGTTCCTATCATTTTAAATGGGAAATTTTTAGGGATCACTTCAGTCGATATCACTTTAAACTCTGTGATTGATCTTATTAACTCTATCAAGCCTTACGATGTCGGGTATGCGATGTTGATTGCCAGTGATGGGAATGTTGTCTCTCATCCAAATAAAGACCTGGTGATGAAGCCACTTGCTGATGAGCTTATGAAGGGGCTGATTAAAAAATCAAATGAAGAAAAGAAAGTTGAAGACTCCCTTTCAGCAGATGGCAAAGATTATATTGTAATCGCCCCAATTAAGCTGGGAGAGTCGGGAAAGTACTGGTCTTTAATTGTGATTATCCCTGTGGATAAAGTTTTAGCAGGGTCAATAACTTTGGCGAAAACTCAAGTTCTTTTTTCGATTCTTGCCTTGATCATTGTTTCTCTTATTATTTATTTCCTTGCTCAGTCAATTGCTAAACCATTATCTGTTTCTTCAGATTCAGTTCATCAAACAGGTATTGATTTGTATGCCAACTCAGAAAAACTGATGAAGGTGTCGGAGAGTTTATCCAGTTCATCAACGGAGCAATCGGCCGCTCTAGTTGAAACTGCAACGGCGATGGATGAGATCAATGCTATGGTTCAGGCCAATACGTCAGCGGCCCGCAGAGGAAGAGAAGCATCACAAGATTCAAGAAGTGCCGCACTTGAAGGAAAAAATGCGACAGAAGAGATGATCCGTTCAATTCAAGATATTCGAGAATCGACAACTAAAATCTCGGAGCAGACCAATAAATCAAATATTGAGGTTCAGGAAATCCTGACAATCTTCCAGGCGATCTCAGATAAGACAAAAGTTATTAATGACATCGTTTTCCAAACGAAACTTCTGTCGTTTAATGCTTCCGTTGAAGCTGCGCGAGCGGGAGAGCAGGGAAAGGGATTTTCGGTTGTTGCGGAAGAAGTTGGGAAGCTTGCAGAGATGAGTGGCCACTCTTCGACAGAGATTGCGGATTTATTATCATCAAGTACTGAAAAAGTAGAACAAATCATCCAGAAGAACAAAGCAGCGACTGAAGGCCTGGTGGTAGAGGCCAACCAAAAAGTAAAAGCAGGAATTCAAACTGCAGAAGTCTGCACTGAAGCTCTGGAGAAAATCATTATCGGCTCAGATCAAGTGGCCCAACTTGTAGAAGAGATTTTCTCAGCATCTGAACAACAGGCCGCTGGTGTGGCCGAAGTAAGTAAGGCCATCGCTGAACTTGAAGTGCAGGCACAGTCTAATTCAACACTCGCTCAGGAAGCGGCAACATCGGCACAAATTGTAAATCAGAAGTCTGATGCACTTAAAACGGTTGCTAATGAATTGAGATCAGTGATTGAAGGGAGTGCAAAAGAATAA
- a CDS encoding methyl-accepting chemotaxis protein produces MRLSIKLKVIGTAAIAVVLCLLISLYANWKSKENIAVFQHITTVNLPNIQVLADMEKSGILLEAVANMLIGSQYSADSYKEASEQYEKAIKLYSENAKKYESLPFVPGEEAVWEKFQSEFWQEYAQNVKKIIDLSGTGKASDITARDDFAKESWKKIVERRDKEFDSLMAFQENEISSKSGHAIEEANLLSWLVPLILVVAGAISIFLAYLLGAQIAKALLTITHKVKNSSELVENSSTQIAASSEQLSQANVEQAASLQETSSSIEEINSMISANTENARKSSDLSEKSLLTAEKGKKKVDQMIVAIDAINTSNNEIVKQIDETNAEIENIVKIISDIGNKTKVINDIVFQTKLLSFNASVEAARAGEQGKGFSVVAEEVGNLAAMSGAAALEITKMLETSTKSVESIVKNSKEKIGKLIVNGQEKVETGTQVANECGEVLEEIVQSVSTVSKMIGEISTATQEQAQGVQEITKAVAQLDQVTQENSSTSAQAANSADELSQQAQILSQLVSDLLVNVEGREDKVANLEKVNHNVTPITKKAPAMKSLRVSNGFPSASDGRFTDV; encoded by the coding sequence ATGAGATTAAGTATAAAGTTAAAAGTTATCGGGACGGCAGCAATCGCGGTCGTCTTGTGCCTTCTCATTAGTTTATACGCCAATTGGAAGTCTAAAGAAAATATCGCAGTTTTCCAGCATATAACGACGGTTAATCTCCCTAACATTCAAGTTTTAGCAGATATGGAAAAATCGGGGATCCTGCTTGAGGCCGTCGCTAACATGCTCATAGGTTCACAGTACTCAGCAGATTCATATAAAGAGGCCTCAGAGCAGTATGAAAAGGCCATTAAGCTCTATAGTGAGAATGCTAAAAAGTATGAATCCTTGCCGTTTGTGCCAGGTGAAGAGGCCGTGTGGGAAAAGTTTCAATCTGAATTCTGGCAAGAGTATGCACAAAACGTCAAAAAGATTATCGATCTATCGGGAACAGGGAAGGCCAGTGACATTACAGCCAGAGATGATTTCGCCAAAGAAAGTTGGAAAAAAATAGTCGAAAGAAGAGATAAGGAATTCGATAGTCTGATGGCATTTCAGGAAAATGAAATTAGTTCAAAGTCCGGTCACGCTATTGAAGAGGCGAACCTGTTGTCATGGTTGGTTCCTTTAATACTGGTTGTGGCCGGAGCCATTAGTATATTTCTTGCTTATCTTCTAGGGGCCCAAATTGCCAAGGCCTTACTAACAATTACCCATAAGGTTAAGAATTCAAGTGAGTTGGTTGAGAATTCCTCAACTCAAATTGCTGCTTCTTCAGAGCAACTTTCTCAGGCCAACGTAGAGCAGGCAGCCTCTCTTCAGGAAACATCATCCTCTATTGAGGAGATTAATTCCATGATCTCTGCCAATACTGAAAATGCCCGAAAATCTTCTGACCTGTCGGAAAAGAGCTTGTTAACGGCAGAAAAAGGTAAAAAGAAAGTTGATCAAATGATTGTTGCGATTGATGCGATTAATACCAGTAATAATGAAATCGTTAAGCAGATTGATGAAACCAATGCAGAAATTGAAAACATCGTTAAGATCATCAGCGACATTGGAAATAAAACAAAAGTCATTAACGACATTGTTTTTCAGACAAAACTTTTATCTTTTAATGCTTCTGTTGAAGCGGCCCGAGCAGGTGAGCAAGGTAAAGGGTTCTCTGTTGTTGCGGAAGAGGTTGGGAATCTCGCCGCAATGAGTGGAGCCGCCGCTTTAGAGATCACAAAAATGCTTGAAACAAGTACAAAATCAGTAGAAAGCATCGTGAAAAACTCCAAAGAGAAAATTGGTAAGCTCATCGTTAACGGTCAAGAAAAAGTAGAGACCGGAACACAGGTTGCTAATGAATGTGGAGAGGTGCTCGAAGAAATCGTTCAATCAGTTTCAACTGTGTCGAAAATGATCGGAGAAATTTCGACAGCAACCCAAGAGCAGGCCCAAGGGGTTCAGGAGATTACAAAAGCTGTGGCCCAATTGGATCAAGTGACTCAGGAGAATTCTTCTACGTCTGCACAAGCGGCCAATTCAGCAGATGAGCTCTCTCAGCAGGCCCAGATCTTAAGTCAATTAGTGAGTGATTTATTAGTCAATGTTGAAGGCAGGGAAGATAAAGTGGCCAATCTCGAAAAAGTAAACCATAACGTTACCCCAATTACAAAAAAAGCACCTGCTATGAAATCTCTCAGAGTGAGTAATGGTTTCCCTTCCGCAAGTGACGGCAGATTTACTGATGTCTAA
- a CDS encoding substrate-binding periplasmic protein: MYRLFLFVVTLFIATPARAEKVKVVGTHFNKIFETDAAGAFHGVAVDLLKKVAAKKNLQIEYAIYPWNRAQYLISTGRADILIGPYRTPEREKQMDFASTPFYTDHMVFYTTKDKPFAWNESLDLLKTKRILTIKGWVYGIKFDEIKDKLTIVEANDIETAFRMLALGRADLLLANERNAEDALEQKENKDHFIKTKKPFSFMQGYFAFSLKYKNDSVKKAIQESLSQLSYEGIIKKINKDYKLSFEPRVSIVPNY; this comes from the coding sequence ATGTACAGATTATTTCTCTTTGTTGTAACATTGTTCATTGCAACGCCGGCCCGTGCTGAAAAAGTCAAAGTTGTTGGAACTCATTTCAACAAAATTTTTGAAACTGATGCCGCTGGGGCCTTTCATGGTGTTGCAGTCGATTTACTAAAGAAAGTTGCAGCTAAAAAAAATCTTCAAATTGAATACGCCATTTACCCATGGAATCGTGCTCAATACTTAATCTCAACAGGCAGGGCCGACATTCTTATCGGGCCTTATCGCACTCCTGAGCGTGAAAAACAAATGGACTTCGCCTCGACTCCTTTTTACACAGATCATATGGTTTTCTACACCACTAAAGATAAACCTTTTGCATGGAATGAGAGTCTTGATCTTTTAAAAACAAAAAGGATTCTAACGATTAAAGGTTGGGTGTATGGAATCAAATTTGATGAAATCAAAGACAAACTAACCATCGTCGAGGCCAATGACATTGAAACAGCTTTTAGGATGCTTGCCCTTGGGAGGGCCGATCTACTCCTTGCCAATGAAAGAAACGCTGAAGATGCCTTAGAGCAAAAAGAAAATAAGGATCATTTCATCAAAACAAAAAAACCTTTTAGCTTTATGCAAGGCTATTTTGCCTTTTCTTTAAAATACAAGAATGACTCAGTCAAAAAGGCCATCCAGGAATCCCTCTCGCAACTTTCGTATGAAGGGATTATTAAAAAGATCAATAAAGACTACAAACTTTCCTTTGAACCTAGAGTCTCCATAGTGCCTAATTACTAA
- a CDS encoding M14 family metallopeptidase — protein sequence MKKENLRTPWGPAEKESWFKEQTIKRSYNDEVVTKIMKLKETYDVSQYGALSLNTQKYPVFLIKSKNFDPAKKTVLITGGVHGYETSGVHGALLFMEKYAAGYTDTFNFICTPCVSPWGYETINRWNNLAIDPNRSFYANSPAEECSLFLKAIADQKTPIFVHFDLHETTDTDNSVFRPALAARDGKEEKFSEIPDGFYVVGDTSNPQKGFQKAVIDEVRKVTHIAPADEEGNLIGVKMEDDGVVYYDMKKLFLCGGFSDAEYSTTTEVYPDSPKVTAENCNLAQVAAVRGGLNYVKSRI from the coding sequence ATGAAAAAAGAAAACTTACGCACTCCATGGGGACCGGCGGAAAAAGAAAGCTGGTTTAAAGAACAAACAATCAAACGCTCATACAATGATGAGGTCGTGACTAAAATCATGAAACTCAAAGAGACTTATGATGTTTCTCAATATGGGGCCCTTTCTTTAAACACACAAAAATATCCTGTTTTCTTAATCAAGAGTAAGAATTTCGATCCTGCTAAAAAAACAGTTCTGATTACCGGCGGAGTCCACGGATATGAAACGAGTGGTGTCCATGGCGCTCTTCTTTTTATGGAGAAATATGCCGCTGGTTACACAGATACATTCAACTTCATTTGCACACCATGTGTGAGCCCCTGGGGGTATGAAACGATTAATCGTTGGAACAATCTTGCAATTGATCCAAACCGTTCATTCTACGCCAACAGTCCGGCGGAGGAATGCAGTCTCTTCTTAAAAGCAATTGCAGATCAAAAAACTCCTATCTTCGTTCATTTTGACCTTCACGAAACAACGGATACGGACAACTCTGTTTTTAGACCTGCCCTGGCAGCTAGAGATGGAAAAGAAGAAAAATTTTCAGAAATTCCTGATGGTTTTTATGTTGTTGGCGATACCTCTAATCCGCAAAAAGGATTTCAAAAGGCAGTCATTGATGAAGTAAGGAAAGTCACTCACATTGCTCCTGCCGACGAAGAAGGAAATCTCATCGGTGTAAAAATGGAAGATGATGGAGTGGTTTATTACGATATGAAGAAGCTCTTCTTGTGTGGAGGTTTTTCAGATGCTGAGTATTCAACAACGACTGAGGTTTATCCAGATAGCCCGAAAGTCACAGCTGAAAATTGTAACCTTGCTCAGGTTGCAGCCGTTAGAGGTGGATTGAATTACGTTAAGAGCAGAATTTAA
- a CDS encoding carboxylesterase/lipase family protein — MKKPAIILTSLLISFSTLATESFQSTEGKVVGLLDKNQTISFKGVPYAKAPTGSLRFKAPRPAERRIFAYNAKKFGSSCMQIGNVFSVTSPDELGKVIGSEDCLFLNIWKPQKKTTEKRPVFFWIHGGSNDKGTTTDPNYDGAYFASTNDAIYVSVNYRLGHFGAFYHPLLQTDNPLDSSGNFTTLDLIQALNWVKNNAEALGADANNITIAGQSAGCMNVWGLIQSPLAKDLFHKAICSAGLPNTYPTSVGTAKASLVMYKLIEQMGYASDGEEFLKDKSPEWVRKFLQLVPAEMIAKANTGVVPFQHYSDGVVLPSGGWIDLTLGMYNHVPMIVGATKDEFSAVGLLSFSKMDTAELFTHMLNPDMPVRFEDLISISEGQYKLLVNSGSASLHATQDSILNSLRVYNKEIYRYHFNWDRLPAPWDKALGALHGLDAIFYLGNFTTEEKSFANFAWNEENKSSREKLRKEMSVYFKNFIHFGNPNAKLTDDLPKWPTWSLVPFKEKRLFFNETISTSNVD; from the coding sequence ATGAAAAAACCTGCTATTATCCTTACTTCCCTACTTATTTCCTTTTCTACTTTGGCAACAGAATCATTTCAATCGACAGAAGGTAAAGTTGTCGGCCTTCTAGACAAGAACCAAACTATTTCCTTTAAAGGCGTCCCATACGCTAAAGCGCCCACTGGAAGCTTAAGATTTAAGGCCCCAAGACCTGCCGAAAGAAGAATCTTTGCTTACAATGCCAAAAAGTTCGGCTCATCTTGTATGCAAATTGGAAACGTCTTTTCTGTCACAAGCCCTGATGAACTAGGCAAAGTGATTGGAAGCGAAGATTGTTTATTCTTAAACATCTGGAAGCCACAAAAAAAGACAACGGAAAAAAGACCAGTCTTTTTCTGGATTCACGGTGGAAGTAACGATAAAGGAACAACGACTGATCCAAATTATGATGGAGCATACTTCGCAAGTACAAACGATGCCATTTATGTATCTGTTAATTATCGACTTGGACACTTCGGCGCTTTTTATCACCCACTCCTGCAAACCGACAATCCCCTTGATAGTTCAGGAAACTTTACAACTCTAGATTTAATCCAGGCGCTAAACTGGGTAAAAAATAATGCTGAGGCCTTAGGTGCCGATGCCAACAACATCACAATTGCCGGACAGTCTGCTGGTTGTATGAATGTTTGGGGTCTGATTCAGTCTCCTCTTGCTAAAGATTTATTTCACAAGGCCATCTGTTCAGCAGGTCTACCCAATACATACCCAACAAGCGTTGGGACGGCGAAAGCTAGTTTAGTTATGTATAAGCTTATCGAGCAAATGGGATACGCTTCAGATGGAGAAGAATTCTTAAAAGATAAATCTCCTGAATGGGTAAGAAAGTTTTTACAACTTGTCCCAGCAGAAATGATTGCTAAAGCAAACACAGGCGTTGTCCCCTTTCAGCACTACTCTGATGGAGTTGTTCTTCCAAGCGGTGGATGGATTGACCTGACTCTGGGAATGTATAACCATGTTCCGATGATTGTTGGAGCAACTAAAGACGAGTTTTCAGCTGTTGGGCTTTTAAGTTTTAGTAAAATGGATACGGCAGAATTGTTTACTCATATGCTCAATCCAGACATGCCGGTTCGTTTTGAAGACTTAATTAGTATTAGTGAAGGGCAATATAAACTCCTGGTAAATTCAGGAAGTGCCTCTCTTCACGCCACTCAAGACTCAATCCTTAACTCTCTAAGAGTCTACAATAAAGAAATTTATCGTTATCATTTTAACTGGGATCGTTTGCCCGCTCCATGGGATAAGGCCTTAGGTGCTCTTCATGGACTAGATGCCATTTTTTATTTGGGAAACTTTACGACAGAAGAAAAGAGTTTTGCGAACTTTGCCTGGAATGAGGAAAATAAATCTTCTCGCGAGAAGCTCAGAAAAGAAATGAGTGTCTATTTTAAAAACTTCATTCATTTTGGGAATCCGAATGCCAAGCTTACGGACGATTTACCAAAGTGGCCGACATGGAGTTTAGTGCCGTTTAAAGAAAAGCGTTTATTTTTCAATGAAACAATTTCAACTTCGAATGTTGATTAA
- a CDS encoding DUF2945 domain-containing protein, giving the protein MEKIKPYSVGDKVTWKWAGGTIKGQVEEVHFAPIEKIIKGSRIKRNGSVEKPAYQVKSEAGNIALKLHTELQKAD; this is encoded by the coding sequence ATGGAAAAAATTAAACCTTATTCAGTTGGCGATAAAGTAACATGGAAGTGGGCCGGAGGAACGATTAAAGGACAAGTTGAAGAAGTCCACTTCGCTCCGATTGAAAAAATCATCAAAGGCTCAAGAATCAAACGCAACGGCTCAGTTGAAAAGCCGGCCTATCAAGTAAAGTCCGAAGCGGGCAACATCGCTTTAAAGCTTCACACAGAATTACAAAAAGCTGATTAA
- a CDS encoding nuclear transport factor 2 family protein has translation MTKTEILKAIYAGINSNNIPGILEFCAADIVRIEPAGFPSSGTYRGHAELAAHVVKGRDTWAEGACEPESFQVAGEKVIAFLHVKVRLKNHHDWIDARIADVFTFRDHKVIEMRTFAKSEEAIKWVQENL, from the coding sequence ATGACAAAAACAGAAATTTTAAAAGCTATCTATGCAGGAATTAACAGTAATAATATTCCGGGCATTTTAGAGTTCTGTGCTGCTGATATTGTGCGAATTGAGCCCGCAGGTTTTCCAAGCTCTGGCACTTACCGGGGCCACGCTGAACTTGCGGCCCACGTAGTGAAAGGGCGTGACACATGGGCCGAAGGGGCCTGCGAGCCCGAAAGTTTTCAAGTCGCAGGGGAAAAGGTCATTGCTTTCTTGCATGTAAAAGTACGATTAAAAAACCATCACGATTGGATTGATGCCCGAATCGCTGATGTTTTCACCTTCCGCGATCATAAAGTCATTGAAATGCGAACATTTGCAAAGAGTGAAGAGGCCATTAAATGGGTTCAGGAAAACCTCTGA
- a CDS encoding cold-shock protein — MKKVRVQLVRYDMTKTQKRNRKDMLVDEQTEDAVIAQLEKIHKGEEVVKIHEIIWDDKQIKEANRQNKIEQRHMFTGQVKFLDLEKGFGFIRPDEDMDDLFFHKSACEDGVPYDGDRVIFKISKRPKGLSAIHVKILTEDKE; from the coding sequence ATGAAAAAAGTAAGAGTCCAACTCGTTAGATATGACATGACTAAAACTCAAAAACGCAATCGCAAAGATATGCTGGTTGATGAGCAAACCGAAGATGCAGTTATCGCACAACTTGAGAAAATCCATAAAGGTGAAGAGGTCGTAAAAATTCACGAGATCATCTGGGATGATAAACAAATCAAAGAAGCAAATCGCCAAAATAAAATTGAACAAAGACACATGTTCACTGGACAAGTAAAATTCCTGGACCTGGAAAAAGGTTTTGGTTTTATCCGCCCAGATGAAGACATGGACGATCTATTTTTTCATAAGTCAGCTTGCGAAGATGGAGTTCCTTATGACGGAGATAGAGTTATCTTCAAAATTAGCAAGAGACCAAAAGGTCTATCTGCGATTCATGTGAAGATTTTAACTGAAGATAAAGAATAA